Proteins co-encoded in one Arachis stenosperma cultivar V10309 chromosome 7, arast.V10309.gnm1.PFL2, whole genome shotgun sequence genomic window:
- the LOC130939565 gene encoding glycine-rich cell wall structural protein 1.8-like, giving the protein MGQGRKEKGEGEGGRGKGEGEGRTAPAKGERGKDRCWWGEGERTQGGGREKDEGGGGGKGKGGRGTAATKGEREKDAGWGWGRGKGKGERGEGDGETWSRCRRGGAVAVGDRDGERRREPLPPPRCLGGVSVGIGGGGGSGCGCGDVGVGIGVSVGGGAGGEKEE; this is encoded by the exons ATGGGGCAGGGGAGAAAGGAAAAGGGAGAGGGGGAAGGGGGAAGGGGGAAGGGGGAAGGGGAAGGGAGGACGGCGCCGGCGAAGGGGGAAAGAGGAAAGGATAGGTGTTGGTGGGGGGAAGGGGAAAGGACGCAGGGTGGGGGAAGGGAAAAGGACGagggtgggggtggggggaaGGGGAAAGGGGGGAGGGGGACGGCGGCGACGAAGGGGGAAAGGGAAAAGGACGCGGGGTGGGGGTGGGGTAGGGGGAAGGGGAAAGGGGAGAGGGGGGAGGGGGACGGCGAAACTTGGAGCCGCTGTCGCCGTGGTGGTGCCGTCGCCGTTGGGGATCGCGATGGAGAGAGGAGACGCGAGCCACTGCCACCGCCTCGCTGCct TGGTGGTGTTAGTGTTGGtattggtggtggtggtggtagtggttgtggttgtggtgaTGTTGGTGTTGGTATTGGTGTTagtgttggtggtggtgctggtggtg AAAAAGAGGAGTAA
- the LOC130942003 gene encoding transcription repressor OFP17, translated as MKVKAWCAFKSKLLNLKPCRKLILFFKVKRSKKKSFSIRACTRSNAHKIKYSEFQNPSNPRKPIMSSLLSVFRSSPKKSKDMGFSQEGPRSPALNILETPVIPSPLSPGFVSVPPKVDRKEGASQDVEDACRSFENYLVEMIVEEGKTKDLMDVEELLYCWKNLKSPVFIDLVCRFYGELCKDLFSSDSEDLMA; from the coding sequence ATGAAAGTGAAAGCATGGTGTGCCTTTAAATCCAAGCTTCTAAATTTAAAGCCATGCAGAAAACTCATATTGTTCTTCAAGGTTAAAAGATCCAAGAAGAAATCTTTCTCTATAAGAGCATGTACTAGATCAAATGCTCACAAGATCAAGTACTCCGAATTCCAAAATCCTTCAAACCCAAGAAAACCAATCATGTCTTCTTTGTTGTCAGTGTTTCGTTCGTCACCAAAGAAATCGAAGGACATGGGGTTCTCACAAGAAGGCCCTAGGAGCCCCGCCTTAAACATTCTTGAAACGCCGGTTATCCCTTCGCCGCTCAGCCCAGGTTTTGTGAGTGTGCCTCCTAAGGTGGACAGAAAGGAAGGTGCAAGCCAAGATGTCGAAGATGCATGCCGGAGCTTCGAGAACTACTTGGTGGAGATGATCGTGGAAGAAGGGAAAACAAAGGATTTGATGGATGTGGAGGAGCTTCTATACTGCTGGAAGAATCTTAAGAGTCCTGTGTTCATTGATTTGGTTTGTAGATTCTATGGAGAGCTTTGCAAGGACTTGTTTTCTTCTGATAGtgaagatttgatggcctaa
- the LOC130939566 gene encoding protein GRAVITROPIC IN THE LIGHT 1-like yields MESTNTITEIIGKFATKICKLKSIGVFSSEAPNLNPLQLHTKLVCNNAPVSGNSSDTSEEIRTYDLKVHPHLVKVVAKDNDGNDGVEALKNIFDAVSALKLAYLKLQQAHIPYDPKKIVAADDEVVAELEKLCKFRRQFKKMQCSKARFDAALSSQLQAEIEAKEAFLGKLKSQNCAKDCEILRLQRELQGLEMGNEILIENIKRMRVVKREASVLSVDKFQNVYKAASQSIHNFAKPLISLMKASGWDLDKAANAIENGVVYSRRCDKKYAFEAYIALRMFHGIALSSYDVGYVLKFDDPIDALMANPDSDFAKYCQAKYLLVVHPKMEESFFRNLDHRAFIMSGRHPRTEFYQLFAKMAKWIWVLLGSVRSIDPNAALFSVNRGSAFSGLHMESVNEEKESDKECATYKVQFMIMPGFKIGQTIVKSRVYVA; encoded by the coding sequence ATGGAAAGCACCAACACTATCACAGAAATCATAGGAAAGTTCGCCACCAAAATTTGTAAACTGAAATCTATTGGGGTATTCTCCTCGGAAGCCCCAAATCTCAATCCCTTGCAATTACACACGAAACTTGTTTGTAATAATGCCCCTGTGAGTGGAAACAGCAGTGATACAAGTGAGGAGATTAGAACCTATGATCTTAAAGTGCATCCCCACCTGGTTAAAGTTGTGGCAAAAGACAATGATGGCAATGATGGTGTGGAGGCCTTAAAGAATATCTTTGATGCTGTTTCTGCCCTCAAGTTGGCATATCTTAAGCTGCAACAAGCTCACATTCCTTATGATCCAAAGAAGATTGTAGCTGCGGATGATGAAGTTGTTGCTGAGCTTGAGAAGCTATGCAAGTTCAGGCGTCAGTTTAAGAAAATGCAATGCAGCAAGGCGAGGTTTGATGCTGCTCTTTCTAGTCAATTGCAGGCTGAGATTGAGGCCAAGGAGGCATTTTTGGGGAAGCTCAAGTCTCAAAATTGTGCTAAAGATTGTGAGATTCTTCGGCTGCAACGAGAGCTTCAGGGCTTGGAGATGGGGAATGAAATTTTGATTGAGAATATCAAGAGGATGAGGGTGGTGAAGAGGGAAGCAAGTGTCTTGAGTGTTGATAAGTTCCAGAATGTTTACAAGGCTGCTTCACAATCCATTCATAATTTCGCGAAACCATTGATCAGTTTGATGAAAGCTTCGGGTTGGGACCTAGATAAGGCTGCAAATGCCATTGAGAATGGTGTTGTTTATTCTAGAAGGTGCGACAAGAAGTATGCTTTTGAGGCCTACATTGCACTCCGAATGTTTCATGGGATTGCGTTGTCTTCCTATGATGTAGGTTATGTTTTGAAGTTTGATGATCCTATTGATGCACTGATGGCGAATCCGGATTCAGATTTTGCCAAATATTGTCAAGCTAAATATCTTCTCGTCGTCCATCCGAAAATGGAAGAGTCATTCTTTAGAAACTTGGATCACAGAGCATTCATAATGAGTGGGAGGCACCCAAGAACAGAATTCTATCAATTATTCGCCAAAATGGCAAAATGGATTTGGGTTTTACTAGGATCCGTGCGCTCAATAGATCCTAATGCAGCCTTGTTTTCTGTGAACAGAGGAAGTGCTTTCTCCGGCCTACATATGGAATCTGTAAATGAAGAAAAGGAGAGCGACAAAGAGTGTGCCACCTACAAAGTTCAGTTTATGATCATGCCTGGATTTAAAATTGGACAGACAATAGTGAAGTCTCGAGTTTATGTCGCATAA